The following proteins are encoded in a genomic region of Necator americanus strain Aroian chromosome II, whole genome shotgun sequence:
- a CDS encoding hypothetical protein (NECATOR_CHRII.G7156.T1), protein MRPYLRDFKTNILDEISQDDDIIGKAAVLIHRSRDHGIPGYTKFREYCGGEKVEDVDLIVLALAEKPVHGSLVGLTLGCVLASQYQKAIHGDQYWFSNDNGASSFSLEQLRAIRGGTKMSDIICQYLDSDEAAVQPNAFLTPDKFDNFPLSCLSHRLSTMSLDHWKQTPTELPPTTLYIEKLLREAERMVEEQKEGSVETKRSNMF, encoded by the exons ATGCGCCCATATCTGCGGGATTTTAAGACGAACATACTCGATGAGATTTCACAGGATGACGATATCATCGGTAAAGCTGCAGTGCTTATTCATCGCTCGAGAGACCATGGCATACCTGGATACACCAAATTTCGGGAATATTGCGGTGGCGAAAAG GTTGAAGACGTTGACTTGATTGTACTTGCTCTCGCAGAGAAACCAGTTCACGGGTCGTTAGTAGGACTGACTCTTGGTTGCGTACTTGCTTCGCAATACCAGAAG GCTATTCATGGCGACCAATATTGGTTTTCCAACGACAACGGTGCTTCATCCTTCTCCTTAGAGCAGCTAAGAGCAATTAGAGGAGGAACAAAGATGTCCGATATCATTTGCCAGTACCTCGACTCAGATGAAGCAGCTGTCCAGCCTAATGCATTTTTAACACCGGATAAATTTGA CAACTTCCCTCTTTCTTGCCTTTCCCATAGACTGAGTACCATGTCACTTGATCATTGGAAGCAAACGCCGACTGAGCTCCCTCCCACCACTCTTTATATAGAGAAACTGTTGCGAGAAGCCGAAAGGATGGTGGAAGAGCAAAAAGAGGGCAGCGTGGAGACGAAACGAAGTAATATGTTCTAA
- a CDS encoding hypothetical protein (NECATOR_CHRII.G7157.T1) codes for MHTLITVYTISFTCYIVHKSQLQMYGRTTRVFAAEFWECALSQPRIVYSTAEETFVAAAGGNYGTGSCIGIDVMV; via the coding sequence ATGCATACTTTGATCACCGTGTACACGATATCGTTCACATGTTACATAGTTCACAAAAGCCAGCTCCAGATGTATGGTCGTACTACACGAGTTTTCGCTGCCGAGTTCTGGGAATGTGCATTAAGTCAGCCCCGAATTGTTTATTCTACTGCTGAGGAGACTTTCGTTGCTGCTGCCGGAGGCAATTATGGTACTGGTAGCTGTATTGGCATCGATGTAatggtttga
- a CDS encoding hypothetical protein (NECATOR_CHRII.G7160.T1), whose amino-acid sequence MSRSQCYKWFERFENGNESLEDEEHRRRPQVVDDELLKKAIESDPTRTTRKLALEFGCSNSTIDEHLHTIGKTNRCSKWVPLKLSDENTAVESKKNRRVGLESFVASAV is encoded by the coding sequence ATGTCGCGAAGTCAATGCTACAAATGGTTTGAACGCTtcgaaaatggaaatgagagcttagaagacgaagaacacCGACGTCGTCCTCAAGTGGTAGACGACGAAttactgaagaaggcgatcgaGTCTGATCCGACACGAACTACAAGAAAACTTGCCCTAGAGTTCGGATGTTCGAATTCGACAATTGACGAGCATTTACATACAATCGGGAAGACAAATCGGTGCAGCAAATGGGTTCCTCTTAAGCTGAGTGATGAAAATACAGCTGtcgaatcgaaaaaaaatcgaagagttgGGCTGGAAAGTTTTGTCGCATCCGCCGTATAG
- a CDS encoding hypothetical protein (NECATOR_CHRII.G7156.T2), which yields MHNPLGCYHYVRSQTAPHHKCRIGPRQQMNTANAFIDAERVYGSTSKESASRRTWKNGKIAQHGMSFETSFINPTMHSTELIVQIWTAQHNRLALELKELNQKWNDEQLFQEARRIVIAQIQFITLNEYLPLLLGRKTMVPFPLLPSLLTGLPSLNLAYLHFV from the exons ATGCATAATCCACTTGGTTGCTACCATTACGTTCGTAGTCAGACTGCTCCACATCACAA GTGTCGAATTGGACCTCGGCAGCAGATGAACACAGCAAACGCGTTCATAGACGCTGAGAGAGTATATGGTTCCACCAGTAAAGAGTCAGCCTCACGTCGAACATGGAAGAATG GAAAAATAGCCCAACACgggatgagtttcgaaacgtCATTCATTAACCCGACTATGCACTCAACCGAACTCATTGTGCAGATTTGGACGGCGCAACATAACAGACTGGCTTTGGAGTTGAAG GAGCTTAATCAAAAATGGAACGACGAACAACTCTTCCAAGAGGCTCGCCGTATTGTAATCGCACAAATCCAATTCATAACACTCAACGAATATCTTCCGTTACTATTAGGAAGGAAAACGATGGTGCCATTTCCGTTGCTCCCTAGTTTACTGACTGGTCTTCCATCATTGAATCTCGCTTATTTACATTTTGTTTAG
- a CDS encoding hypothetical protein (NECATOR_CHRII.G7156.T3) has translation MHNPLGCYHYVRSQTAPHHKCRIGPRQQMNTANAFIDAERVYGSTSKESASRRTWKNGKIAQHGMSFETSFINPTMHSTELIVQIWTAQHNRLALELKELNQKWNDEQLFQEARRIVIAQIQFITLNEYLPLLLGRKTMAKYEILEDSNEFTKYYDININPCTLNAFAAAVGETNILDEISQDDDIIGKAAVLIHRSRDHGIPGYTKFREYCGGEKVEDVDLIVLALAEKPVHGSLVGLTLGCVLASQYQKAIHGDQYWFSNDNGASSFSLEQLRAIRGGTKMSDIICQYLDSDEAAVQPNAFLTPDKFDNFPLSCLSHRLSTMSLDHWKQTPTELPPTTLYIEKLLREAERMVEEQKEGSVETKRSNMF, from the exons ATGCATAATCCACTTGGTTGCTACCATTACGTTCGTAGTCAGACTGCTCCACATCACAA GTGTCGAATTGGACCTCGGCAGCAGATGAACACAGCAAACGCGTTCATAGACGCTGAGAGAGTATATGGTTCCACCAGTAAAGAGTCAGCCTCACGTCGAACATGGAAGAATG GAAAAATAGCCCAACACgggatgagtttcgaaacgtCATTCATTAACCCGACTATGCACTCAACCGAACTCATTGTGCAGATTTGGACGGCGCAACATAACAGACTGGCTTTGGAGTTGAAG GAGCTTAATCAAAAATGGAACGACGAACAACTCTTCCAAGAGGCTCGCCGTATTGTAATCGCACAAATCCAATTCATAACACTCAACGAATATCTTCCGTTACTATTAGGAAGGAAAACGATG GCTAAATACGAAATACTTGAAGACTCGAATGAATTTACAAAGTACTACGATATTAACATCAATCCATGCACTCTCAATGCCTTTGCAGCAGCAGTGGGAGAG ACGAACATACTCGATGAGATTTCACAGGATGACGATATCATCGGTAAAGCTGCAGTGCTTATTCATCGCTCGAGAGACCATGGCATACCTGGATACACCAAATTTCGGGAATATTGCGGTGGCGAAAAG GTTGAAGACGTTGACTTGATTGTACTTGCTCTCGCAGAGAAACCAGTTCACGGGTCGTTAGTAGGACTGACTCTTGGTTGCGTACTTGCTTCGCAATACCAGAAG GCTATTCATGGCGACCAATATTGGTTTTCCAACGACAACGGTGCTTCATCCTTCTCCTTAGAGCAGCTAAGAGCAATTAGAGGAGGAACAAAGATGTCCGATATCATTTGCCAGTACCTCGACTCAGATGAAGCAGCTGTCCAGCCTAATGCATTTTTAACACCGGATAAATTTGA CAACTTCCCTCTTTCTTGCCTTTCCCATAGACTGAGTACCATGTCACTTGATCATTGGAAGCAAACGCCGACTGAGCTCCCTCCCACCACTCTTTATATAGAGAAACTGTTGCGAGAAGCCGAAAGGATGGTGGAAGAGCAAAAAGAGGGCAGCGTGGAGACGAAACGAAGTAATATGTTCTAA
- a CDS encoding hypothetical protein (NECATOR_CHRII.G7158.T1) translates to MTSPPPLFCDTTHGMCQKLCITVVLALCIHVFLYKLDYESASLIVNLTSPHPMGSHPIVLFHSFDFMAIANVPHFDTLAMSHVSCSRWAERGADAATWVAISVGHAPSLLRHGRVAADKDTSVDFRACLLSHLV, encoded by the coding sequence ATGACCTCACCACCACCATTATTCTGTGATACAACCCATGGTATGTGTCAAAAGTTATGCATTACAGTTGTATTAGCATTATGCATCCACGTCTTCTTATATAAGCTTGACTATGAAAGCGCCAGTCTCATCGTAAATTTAACATCACCGCACCCTATGGGTTCTCATCCAATTGTTCTGTTTCACTCTTTCGACTTCATGGCTATCGCGAACGTACCTCATTTCGATACTCTCGCTATGTCGCATGTGTCCTGTAGCAGGTGGGCCGAGCGAGGAGCGGATGCAGCCACTTGGGTAGCGATTTCCGTAGGACACGCTCCATCGCTGCTAAGGCATGGTCGAGTGGCAGCAGATAAAGATACTTCCGTAGATTTCCGAGCATGCCTCTTATCACACCTTGTCtaa
- a CDS encoding hypothetical protein (NECATOR_CHRII.G7159.T1), with amino-acid sequence MERFQDELRFVEGRGRCRKQPHETFMKLKGCACAKSGRFKKRKEQNGDVKASNIRVLALESLLFSKVIYISIFAIIKCRVGREKGGMPRIRKRVHVNDEKEKKTKHLRNMYRRGE; translated from the exons ATG GAGAGATTTCAAGATGAGCTGAGATTTGTTGAAGGCCGAGGAAGGTGCCGGAAGCAGCCACATGAAACATTCATGAAACTGAAAGGTTGTGCTTGCGCTAAATCCGGTCGTTTCAAGAAACGCAAAGAACAAAACGGAGACGTTAAAGCAAGCAATATTCGAGTTTTGGCGTT AGaaagtttacttttttcaaaagttataTACATTTCAATCTTTGCAATCATTAAGTGCAGA GTAGGACGCGAAAAAGGTGGGATGCCCAGAATTCGGAAGCGCGTACATGTaaacgatgaaaaagaaaagaaaacaaagcacctgcggaatatgtatcgtaGAGGAGAATGA
- a CDS encoding hypothetical protein (NECATOR_CHRII.G7155.T1), which yields MEPLATTIRFATLNCRTLSSEFQAALSRLLRYLCVLFAALQETRMRDWPVISIENYTIYRGDADENKVGGCAIAVRNDYKNLVEEFGSRSFRLAFLRLRDRRGRELWIVSAHAPTETAEDNSKDAFYDELNALMSKKPNQQVVIVGIDANAKMGLEQTRLIIASTFKRYHRCHLLTWQGSTLLTPEEQRERKIALFNES from the coding sequence ATGGAacctttggcaacaaccattcgtttcgccacgctgaactgccgaacactatcgagtgaattccaagccgctctatccagacttctgcgatatctctgtgtgctttttgctgcactgcaggaaacacgcatgagagattgGCCCGtaatcagcatcgaaaattacaccatataccgcggcgatgctgatgagaacaaagtaggtggctgcgcgatagctgtgaggaacgattacaagaacctggtggaggaatttggctcaaggTCGTTTAGActcgcctttctacgactgcgggatcgcagaggacgtgaactctggatcgtaagtgctcacgcacctacggaaactgctgaggacaacagtaaggacgccttctatgatgaactcaatgcgctGATGTCTAAAAAACCAaaccagcaggtggtcatcgtcggaatcgacgcaaatgcgaagatgggactcgaacagacgcgcctcatcatcgcttccacgtttaagaggtaTCATCGATGCCATctgctcacgtggcaggggtcaacccttttaacgcctgaagagcagcgcgaGCGgaagatcgccttgttcaacgaatcctga